From Hymenobacter sedentarius, a single genomic window includes:
- a CDS encoding EamA family transporter: MASWIPYALLSALFAALTAIFAKIGIKGVDSDLATAIRTVVILLLAWGIALARGATAGLPVLTGRTWLYLVLSGVATGASWLCYFRALKLGPVSKVAPVDKLSVALALLLAVAFLGETISVRGALGAGLILAGTVVLVWA; this comes from the coding sequence ATGGCTTCCTGGATTCCTTACGCGCTTCTCTCGGCCTTGTTTGCCGCCCTGACCGCCATTTTCGCCAAAATCGGCATCAAGGGCGTCGATTCTGATTTGGCCACGGCCATTCGCACCGTCGTCATTCTGTTGCTGGCCTGGGGCATCGCCCTGGCGCGCGGGGCCACGGCCGGGCTGCCGGTCCTCACGGGGCGCACGTGGCTGTATCTGGTCTTGTCCGGCGTGGCCACGGGGGCGTCGTGGCTGTGCTATTTCCGCGCCCTCAAGCTGGGGCCCGTGAGCAAAGTGGCGCCCGTAGACAAGCTGAGTGTGGCGCTGGCCCTGCTGCTGGCGGTAGCATTTTTGGGCGAAACCATTTCGGTGCGGGGTGCGCTGGGTGCCGGGCTCATCCTGGCCGGTACGGTGGTGCTGGTTTGGGCCTGA
- a CDS encoding PD-(D/E)XK nuclease-like domain-containing protein, with protein MPESAIPYRRPDLLRLDYDTYRALPAIANSDLSRLRDALDGRPPRPQTNSNEGALSFGTAFHTALLEPDDYVAGQPGLNDTLVWWLVEGVKLNSHLAELLTLGISETSVLFTEPQTDTLCKLRADLIVDHPDQPFTIIDFKTTMARDADHFLWQCSAYDYDRQAAFYTDALRAERFLLVGVQKVEPYGVFTIEVSEQMLAEGRQKYHRLLRLLKAPATAPAYRAEAVQAAVDLLGLPSNGEAD; from the coding sequence ATGCCAGAATCCGCTATTCCGTACCGCCGCCCCGACCTGCTGCGCCTCGATTACGACACTTACCGCGCCCTGCCCGCCATTGCCAATTCCGACCTCTCGCGGCTGCGCGACGCGTTGGATGGCCGCCCGCCGCGCCCCCAAACCAATTCCAACGAGGGGGCGCTGAGCTTTGGCACCGCGTTCCACACCGCCCTGCTCGAGCCAGACGACTACGTAGCCGGCCAGCCCGGCCTCAACGACACGCTGGTGTGGTGGCTGGTAGAGGGCGTTAAGCTCAACTCGCACCTGGCCGAGCTGCTCACCCTGGGCATTTCGGAAACCAGCGTGCTCTTCACTGAGCCCCAAACCGACACCCTCTGCAAGCTGCGCGCCGACCTGATAGTGGACCACCCCGACCAGCCGTTCACCATCATCGACTTCAAGACCACCATGGCGCGCGACGCCGACCATTTCCTGTGGCAGTGCTCGGCCTACGACTATGACCGGCAGGCGGCCTTCTACACCGATGCCCTGCGCGCCGAGCGGTTTCTGCTGGTGGGCGTGCAGAAAGTGGAGCCGTATGGGGTGTTCACCATCGAGGTGAGCGAGCAGATGCTGGCCGAAGGCCGCCAGAAATACCACCGCCTGCTGCGCCTGCTCAAAGCCCCGGCCACGGCACCCGCGTACCGCGCCGAAGCCGTGCAGGCTGCCGTAGACCTGCTGGGCCTGCCTTCCAATGGGGAGGCGGATTAG
- a CDS encoding DUF4394 domain-containing protein, producing MLTHLLPLSALRRRFRYVLAAALLLISAATQAQAPATVSFIYGLGTATQKVDPGNLFFPPGASIGDQGLVFFFTAPNGQGGANPSAFPVKISGVTARQKLVGIDSRPLNGLVYGLGYDPSKTTANAQLYTVNTTSGAVTRVGSAIDLLLGPTVDNIGFDFNPVTDLIQVVSSNRANYSLNPNDGSVILRGGDLTYSAGTPATPGVATAAYSNSTIGSTSTTLYDIDKLNGSILTIQSPPDAGTLTRNQPQLLLAGIDNLSSSLAYGLDIANNSTMGYLIQVEFPRTPSTGLSATNLFDVDLQSGVVTNKRTLIPAGSSSGFNVFDLAVPLTPPVCNAPTNPVAGSITNTSASVSFTASTSATNYTVSVTPAGGTATTQTATSSPVALTGLTPGTSYTVSIVSNCFNGVLTSSAVSTTFSTTGTTPTPCDAPTNAAASNVTSNSATVSFTASATATDYTFTLTPAGGTASTQTVSASPVNLTGLTPNTTYAVSIVSNCAGGATSAAATTSFTTAATPNPAPTITSLSPNSATAGDPGFTLTVNGTGFISGSTVSFNGVARTTTFVSATQVTAAILASDIATAGTYGVTVTNAAPGGGTSAPATFTVNAPVVNNPAPTITSLSPSTVTAGTAAQTLTVNGTNFLASSVVNFSSTARTTTFVSATQLTIALSAADQATPGAYPVTVTNPAPGGGTSAAATFTVNAMPVPAPTLAVTQGSTSYPNNGTAYNFGNQLVGTTSAPVAFTLTNTSADPLTISSITTTGNFAVSGTAPTTVAAGSSATVSVTFTPTASGARTGTLVINSNASNAAVYTVNLSGNGQVATPNPLIAVSQGGNAIGNGGSFSGFASTTQGSSSAPVTFTITNGSATDNLTLGTFALTGPFALSGTPPTSVAPNSSATFSLTFTPASTGTNSGTLSIPNNSQTNNPYVINLSGQGTAPALTDLVVDNTRNISGSYNNVTITKTGVATLVGQLNVAGTLTVQSGGSLLQNCQPITGPGNFVLEASAALAICDPAGIATTGAVGAVQVSGSRFFSPAASYLYNGTLAQVTGSGLPSQVLNLAVLNVAGVTLSQPVGVMQVVRLQLGNLITSNHAFTLLSSIGGTALVDNTGGLVIGTATVQRYIDPSRNTGLGYRHYSSPVANSTVADLAVPGVFTPVVNPAYNTDGNTVTPFPNVYGYNEARVTTSGSAGSIDFDKGFFSPNSTADPLRVTRGYTVNISAQAVVDFVGTLNNGPLSTASDDLNPTIGLTRGPQTQSGWHLRGNPYPAPLDWNKMISNNRLVNMEQALYVFKSSGQYTGSYASYINGVRNNGGSNVLPVAQGFFVRTSPGLVGSIAFTNAERLTTFDNTPFQRGTADTRPQLTLALGNATARTQATMYFEQGATASFDGAFDAVALPAPNGLTLATETAAAEPLAINGLPALTNADVLLPLRVAALTAGTYTLTVDNLANLPGNYHAYLRDALTGTFTDLATANSLSLNLTANGAAGGRYAVLFTTQARVLATAPAALAQLANVYPNPAHSAATLLLPLSLRGNQATVVAVVDNVGRVMLTRTLAAGAGETLELPVTGLAPGVYSVLARTAAGLVAKRLVVQ from the coding sequence ATGTTAACACACCTACTTCCGCTGTCGGCCCTGCGTAGGCGCTTTCGTTATGTGCTCGCCGCGGCCCTACTGCTGATTAGCGCAGCAACACAGGCACAAGCCCCAGCCACGGTGTCATTCATTTATGGTTTGGGTACGGCTACCCAGAAAGTAGATCCAGGAAACCTGTTTTTTCCGCCCGGTGCATCTATTGGCGACCAGGGCCTTGTCTTTTTCTTCACTGCACCTAACGGCCAGGGCGGCGCGAATCCGTCCGCCTTTCCTGTAAAGATTTCGGGGGTAACTGCCAGGCAGAAGCTTGTGGGAATTGATTCGCGCCCTTTGAACGGTTTAGTATATGGATTGGGCTATGACCCTTCCAAAACGACGGCTAACGCCCAGTTGTACACGGTGAATACCACCAGTGGAGCGGTTACGCGAGTGGGCTCGGCCATTGACCTTTTGCTAGGCCCTACGGTCGACAATATCGGGTTTGATTTCAACCCGGTAACTGACCTCATCCAAGTAGTCAGCAGCAATCGCGCTAACTACAGCCTCAACCCGAACGACGGGTCAGTGATTCTCAGAGGCGGCGACCTTACTTATTCAGCCGGCACTCCTGCCACCCCTGGCGTAGCCACGGCCGCGTACTCCAACTCCACTATTGGCAGCACCAGCACCACGCTCTACGACATTGACAAGCTTAACGGCAGCATTCTAACAATTCAGTCCCCGCCCGATGCCGGGACGCTCACCAGAAATCAGCCTCAGCTTTTGTTAGCTGGCATCGATAACCTTAGCTCTTCTTTGGCTTATGGGTTGGACATCGCCAACAACTCTACCATGGGGTACCTGATTCAGGTAGAATTCCCCCGAACCCCATCCACCGGCCTTTCGGCCACTAACTTATTCGACGTAGACCTTCAATCAGGAGTAGTCACTAACAAAAGGACCCTCATACCAGCTGGTTCTTCGTCGGGTTTTAATGTCTTTGACCTAGCCGTCCCCCTCACTCCGCCCGTGTGCAATGCCCCGACCAACCCCGTTGCGGGCAGCATTACCAATACCTCGGCCTCGGTGAGCTTCACGGCCAGTACCTCGGCCACCAACTACACCGTGAGCGTGACGCCCGCCGGCGGCACCGCCACTACCCAAACGGCAACTTCTTCGCCGGTAGCCTTGACGGGCCTGACGCCAGGCACTAGCTATACGGTGAGCATCGTGAGCAACTGCTTCAATGGAGTTCTCACCTCCAGCGCCGTTAGCACCACTTTTAGCACTACGGGAACCACGCCTACGCCGTGCGACGCACCTACCAACGCGGCGGCCAGCAACGTGACCAGCAATTCGGCCACCGTGAGCTTCACGGCCAGCGCTACGGCCACGGATTACACTTTTACCCTAACGCCAGCGGGCGGTACGGCCAGCACCCAAACCGTTAGTGCCTCGCCCGTAAACCTGACGGGCCTCACGCCCAACACGACTTACGCCGTGAGCATTGTGAGCAACTGCGCGGGCGGAGCTACCTCGGCGGCCGCTACTACCAGTTTTACCACGGCTGCTACTCCCAACCCAGCCCCGACTATTACCAGCCTATCGCCCAACTCGGCTACGGCTGGTGACCCTGGATTTACCCTCACGGTCAATGGCACCGGCTTCATCAGCGGCTCGACGGTGAGCTTCAACGGCGTAGCTCGTACCACCACTTTTGTATCGGCCACTCAAGTAACGGCCGCCATTCTGGCTTCTGATATTGCGACCGCTGGCACTTATGGTGTGACGGTTACCAATGCTGCTCCCGGCGGTGGCACGTCGGCACCGGCCACATTCACGGTAAATGCACCGGTGGTGAATAACCCTGCCCCGACCATTACCAGCCTTTCCCCCTCGACGGTGACGGCCGGCACCGCCGCACAAACGCTGACGGTGAATGGCACCAACTTCCTGGCCTCTTCGGTGGTCAACTTCAGCAGCACGGCGCGCACTACCACGTTCGTTTCGGCTACCCAGCTCACTATTGCACTATCGGCTGCCGACCAGGCTACGCCCGGCGCTTACCCGGTTACCGTTACCAATCCTGCTCCCGGCGGGGGCACGTCGGCCGCGGCTACGTTCACGGTAAATGCCATGCCGGTGCCAGCGCCTACGCTGGCCGTTACGCAGGGCAGCACCAGCTACCCCAACAATGGCACTGCCTATAACTTTGGCAACCAACTGGTGGGCACGACCAGCGCGCCGGTGGCTTTCACGCTTACCAACACCAGCGCCGACCCGCTCACGATTAGCAGCATCACTACCACCGGCAACTTTGCCGTGAGTGGCACCGCTCCCACCACGGTGGCTGCCGGCAGTTCAGCGACGGTGAGTGTGACGTTTACGCCTACTGCATCGGGCGCGCGCACCGGGACGTTGGTGATTAATTCCAACGCTTCCAACGCCGCTGTATATACAGTTAACCTCAGCGGTAATGGCCAGGTGGCTACTCCCAATCCCCTAATTGCCGTAAGCCAGGGCGGCAATGCGATTGGCAACGGCGGCAGCTTCAGCGGCTTTGCCAGCACCACGCAGGGCAGCTCCTCGGCCCCGGTGACTTTCACGATTACGAACGGCAGCGCCACCGATAACCTCACCCTCGGCACCTTCGCCCTGACCGGCCCATTTGCCCTCAGCGGAACCCCGCCTACGAGCGTGGCGCCCAACAGCTCCGCTACGTTCAGCCTCACGTTTACCCCTGCTTCAACTGGTACGAACTCGGGGACGCTGAGCATTCCCAACAACAGCCAGACCAACAACCCCTACGTTATCAACCTGAGCGGCCAGGGTACGGCGCCGGCTTTGACCGACCTCGTAGTGGACAACACCCGCAACATTTCGGGCAGCTACAACAACGTAACCATCACCAAAACCGGCGTGGCCACGCTAGTGGGCCAGCTCAACGTAGCGGGTACCCTCACCGTGCAATCAGGCGGTTCGCTGCTGCAAAACTGCCAGCCGATAACCGGACCCGGCAACTTTGTGCTGGAAGCCAGCGCAGCCCTCGCCATCTGCGACCCGGCCGGTATTGCCACCACCGGTGCGGTGGGGGCGGTGCAGGTAAGCGGCTCCCGCTTCTTTAGCCCCGCCGCCAGCTACCTCTACAACGGCACTTTAGCTCAAGTAACGGGTTCGGGCCTGCCCAGCCAGGTGCTTAACCTGGCCGTGCTTAATGTAGCGGGCGTTACGTTGAGCCAGCCAGTGGGCGTCATGCAGGTGGTACGGCTGCAACTCGGCAACCTGATTACCAGTAACCATGCGTTTACCCTGCTGTCTTCCATCGGCGGCACGGCGCTGGTAGATAACACCGGCGGCCTTGTGATTGGTACTGCCACGGTGCAGCGCTACATCGACCCCAGCCGCAACACCGGCCTGGGCTACCGCCACTACAGCTCGCCGGTGGCCAACAGCACGGTGGCCGACCTGGCGGTACCAGGTGTTTTCACGCCGGTTGTGAATCCGGCTTACAATACTGATGGCAATACTGTCACGCCTTTCCCCAACGTGTACGGCTACAACGAAGCCCGCGTGACCACGAGTGGCAGTGCCGGCTCCATCGACTTTGACAAAGGCTTTTTCTCGCCGAACTCGACTGCTGACCCTCTGCGGGTGACCCGTGGCTACACGGTGAACATCTCGGCCCAGGCCGTGGTAGATTTTGTGGGCACCCTCAACAACGGCCCGCTGAGCACTGCCAGCGACGACCTGAACCCCACCATCGGCCTGACCCGCGGCCCCCAAACCCAGAGCGGCTGGCACCTGCGCGGCAACCCCTACCCCGCGCCCCTCGACTGGAACAAGATGATTAGCAACAACCGCCTCGTCAATATGGAACAGGCGCTGTACGTGTTCAAGAGCAGCGGCCAGTACACCGGTTCTTATGCCAGTTACATCAACGGCGTGCGCAACAACGGGGGCTCCAACGTGCTGCCCGTGGCGCAGGGCTTCTTTGTTCGCACCAGCCCGGGATTAGTCGGCAGCATTGCCTTCACCAACGCCGAGCGCCTGACCACGTTCGACAATACGCCCTTCCAGCGCGGCACCGCTGACACCCGGCCCCAGCTTACGCTGGCCTTGGGCAACGCCACGGCCCGCACCCAGGCGACCATGTACTTTGAGCAAGGCGCCACCGCCAGCTTCGACGGCGCGTTTGATGCCGTTGCCCTGCCCGCGCCCAATGGCCTGACCCTTGCCACCGAGACCGCTGCCGCAGAGCCACTCGCCATCAACGGCCTGCCCGCCCTCACCAACGCCGACGTGCTGCTGCCCCTGCGCGTGGCCGCCCTCACGGCCGGCACCTACACGCTGACGGTTGACAACCTAGCCAACCTGCCCGGCAACTACCACGCCTATCTGCGCGACGCCCTGACCGGCACCTTCACCGACCTGGCCACCGCCAATTCGTTGAGCCTAAATCTGACGGCGAATGGTGCCGCCGGCGGTCGCTACGCCGTGCTCTTCACCACGCAGGCCCGCGTGCTGGCCACGGCTCCGGCTGCCTTGGCTCAACTGGCCAATGTTTACCCCAACCCGGCTCACAGCGCGGCTACCCTGCTCCTGCCCTTGTCGCTCCGCGGCAATCAGGCCACGGTGGTAGCGGTGGTGGACAATGTAGGCCGCGTGATGCTGACCCGCACACTGGCTGCCGGCGCTGGCGAAACGCTGGAGCTGCCCGTAACGGGCCTGGCCCCCGGCGTGTATTCCGTGCTGGCCCGTACCGCCGCTGGCCTCGTAGCCAAACGCTTGGTAGTGCAGTAA
- a CDS encoding RtcB family protein has protein sequence MANQLRGNDLRKIGFPEGPAIGRALDVLAQKDFRKMDKGSALALLKQIKDDPFKYVRDENWRPVAELLVPQPSRNVALNPEIKDYRRYGNDFIEDGARRQMDVAMQLPITLDGALMPDAHQGYGLPIGGVLATDNAVIPYGVGMDIGCRMALSVFELPPAYLEQRRQELRKLLLHNTKFGNKEVFSKVNTDDPIFERPEFREIAVARQKLDSAVKQLGSSGSGNHFVEFGMVDITDPTNDLHLPVGQYLGVLSHSGSRGLGAAIAQHYTKVAMDKCPLPPEARHLAWLSLDSQEGQEYWAAMNLAGDYASACHHDIHKRISKALGEKPLAQVENHHNFAWKEVLADGRTAIVHRKGATPAGQGVLGIIPGSMTAPGFIVRGRGERDSLSSASHGAGRRLSRTQAKAKITEGELRRELRDHGVELMGGGLDEAPAAYKDIRQVMAHQRDLVDVLGSFTPKIVRMDGA, from the coding sequence ATGGCCAACCAGCTCCGGGGCAACGACCTCCGCAAAATCGGCTTTCCCGAAGGCCCCGCCATTGGCCGCGCCCTCGACGTGCTTGCCCAAAAGGACTTTCGCAAAATGGACAAAGGCAGCGCCCTGGCCTTGCTCAAGCAAATCAAGGACGACCCGTTTAAGTATGTGCGCGACGAAAACTGGCGGCCCGTGGCCGAGCTGCTGGTGCCCCAGCCCTCGCGCAATGTGGCCCTGAATCCCGAAATAAAAGACTATCGCCGCTACGGCAACGACTTCATCGAAGATGGCGCCCGCCGGCAAATGGACGTGGCCATGCAGCTGCCCATCACCCTCGACGGTGCCCTCATGCCCGACGCCCACCAGGGCTACGGCCTGCCCATTGGCGGCGTGCTGGCCACCGACAACGCCGTGATTCCCTACGGCGTGGGCATGGACATTGGCTGCCGCATGGCCCTATCGGTGTTTGAGCTGCCGCCCGCCTACCTCGAGCAGCGCCGCCAGGAGCTGCGCAAGCTGCTGCTGCACAACACCAAGTTTGGAAACAAAGAGGTGTTCAGCAAGGTGAACACCGACGACCCCATCTTCGAGCGGCCCGAGTTCCGGGAGATTGCCGTGGCCCGCCAGAAGCTGGATTCGGCGGTGAAGCAGCTGGGTTCGTCGGGCTCCGGCAACCACTTCGTGGAGTTCGGGATGGTCGACATCACCGACCCCACCAACGACCTGCACCTGCCCGTGGGCCAGTACCTGGGCGTGCTCTCGCACAGCGGCTCGCGGGGGCTGGGGGCGGCCATTGCGCAGCACTACACCAAAGTGGCCATGGACAAATGCCCCCTGCCGCCCGAAGCCCGCCACCTGGCCTGGCTCTCGCTCGACTCGCAGGAGGGGCAGGAGTACTGGGCGGCCATGAACCTGGCCGGCGACTACGCCTCGGCCTGCCACCACGACATTCACAAGCGCATCAGCAAAGCCCTGGGCGAAAAGCCCCTGGCCCAGGTCGAGAACCACCACAACTTCGCCTGGAAGGAGGTGCTGGCCGACGGGCGCACCGCCATTGTGCACCGCAAAGGGGCCACGCCCGCGGGCCAGGGCGTGCTCGGCATCATTCCCGGCTCCATGACGGCCCCCGGCTTCATCGTGCGGGGCCGCGGCGAGCGGGATTCACTCAGCTCGGCCTCGCACGGCGCGGGCCGGCGCCTCTCGCGCACGCAGGCCAAGGCCAAGATTACCGAAGGCGAACTGCGCCGCGAACTGCGCGACCACGGGGTTGAGCTGATGGGCGGCGGCCTCGACGAAGCCCCCGCCGCCTACAAAGACATCCGCCAGGTAATGGCCCACCAGCGCGACCTGGTGGACGTGTTGGGCTCGTTTACTCCGAAAATAGTGCGCATGGACGGCGCTTAA
- a CDS encoding TetR/AcrR family transcriptional regulator, whose amino-acid sequence MPNQTTSVVLPGDTRARILDLAEGFLLERGFNAFSYQHIARELGMKPAAIHYYYPSKDDLGTAIVARQLRRLRKWRDLPRVADLPPAEQLEALLTVYDSHVRHECRVCLFGALAADFRTLPAPMQAELRTFNSELTAWLAQVLAAGRATGSLRFVGSPSAKALQVLTTLAGALQVARVHDATPYHSIVGQLRLELLA is encoded by the coding sequence ATGCCTAATCAAACTACTTCAGTTGTCCTGCCAGGCGATACCCGTGCCCGTATCCTGGACTTGGCCGAAGGCTTCTTGCTGGAGCGCGGATTCAACGCGTTTAGCTACCAGCACATCGCCCGCGAGCTGGGTATGAAACCTGCCGCTATACACTATTACTACCCTAGCAAAGACGACCTGGGCACGGCCATTGTGGCGCGCCAGCTGCGGCGCCTGCGCAAGTGGCGCGACCTGCCCCGCGTGGCCGACTTGCCCCCCGCCGAGCAGCTGGAAGCCCTCCTGACCGTGTACGACAGCCACGTCCGGCACGAGTGCCGGGTTTGCCTGTTTGGCGCGCTGGCCGCCGATTTCCGCACCTTGCCCGCTCCTATGCAAGCCGAGCTGCGCACCTTCAATAGCGAGCTCACCGCGTGGCTGGCCCAGGTATTGGCCGCAGGGCGCGCCACCGGTTCGCTCCGCTTCGTGGGCAGCCCATCGGCCAAGGCCCTGCAGGTGCTCACCACACTGGCGGGCGCCCTGCAGGTAGCCCGCGTGCACGACGCGACCCCGTACCACTCCATCGTAGGGCAGCTGCGGCTGGAATTGCTCGCCTGA
- a CDS encoding histone deacetylase: MPRLATSDHYTLDLPEGHRFPIAKYALIREQLLWQGIAAAADFYEPGLCAEADVLRVHTAEYWHKVRDLALSPAEVRRLGLPQSPQLVRRSLSSSAGTLQSALHALQDGVGLNLAGGTHHAFADRGEGFCVLNDQAIAAAHLLAHGLTKQVLIVDLDVHQGDGTASIFGQESRVFTFSMHAGANYPLRKEHSDLDVALELGTGDEVYLRQLQETLPALLAQVQPDFIFYQAGVDVLATDKLGKLALTPAGCRQRDEFVLGLCRTHQLPVAVSMGGGYSERLADIVDAHCNTFRVAFELWP; this comes from the coding sequence ATGCCCCGCCTTGCTACTTCCGACCATTACACCCTCGATTTACCCGAAGGTCATCGCTTCCCCATTGCCAAATACGCCTTGATACGGGAGCAGCTGCTCTGGCAAGGCATCGCCGCCGCGGCCGACTTCTACGAGCCCGGGCTGTGCGCCGAAGCCGACGTGCTGCGCGTGCACACCGCCGAGTACTGGCACAAAGTGCGCGACCTGGCCCTCAGCCCCGCGGAAGTGCGGCGCCTGGGCCTGCCCCAAAGCCCGCAGCTGGTGCGGCGGTCGTTGAGCAGCAGCGCCGGCACGCTGCAATCGGCCTTGCACGCCCTGCAGGATGGCGTAGGGCTGAATTTGGCCGGCGGCACCCACCACGCCTTTGCCGACCGCGGCGAAGGCTTCTGCGTGCTCAACGACCAGGCCATTGCGGCGGCGCATTTGCTGGCCCACGGGCTGACCAAGCAGGTGTTAATCGTGGATTTGGACGTGCACCAGGGCGATGGCACGGCCAGCATTTTCGGGCAGGAGTCGCGCGTGTTCACGTTTTCGATGCATGCCGGCGCCAATTACCCGCTGCGCAAAGAACACTCGGACCTGGACGTGGCACTGGAACTGGGCACCGGCGATGAGGTCTACTTGCGGCAGCTGCAGGAAACCCTGCCCGCGCTGCTGGCCCAGGTGCAGCCGGATTTCATCTTTTACCAAGCCGGCGTCGACGTGCTGGCCACCGACAAGCTCGGCAAGCTGGCCCTCACGCCCGCTGGCTGCCGGCAGCGCGATGAATTTGTGCTGGGCCTGTGCCGCACCCATCAGCTGCCGGTGGCGGTGAGCATGGGCGGGGGCTATTCTGAGCGGCTGGCCGACATTGTGGATGCCCACTGCAATACGTTTCGGGTGGCCTTTGAACTATGGCCGTAG
- a CDS encoding alpha/beta fold hydrolase: MTNTFSPAHDYFLSDEVAARTAPRLRYPSPPAGLRWLRLQLRVLSAVAPELAFRQAWKLFCTPRRLPLKAWEVPALADARRRTVPYETGPVAVYEWGPAAAPAVVLVHGWEHRASFWRAWVQPLVAAGYRVVALDGPAHGASGGQQTTLMGFSGAVQAVVNTVGEVRAMVAHSFGAASVAGLPVRLPAGVPLPRLVLLSAPVGPREVAERFADFLRLPTDFVERFAAYVQQATGRPASSFGAAVAGPGTRAEKVLVLHDEDDEIIPFAEGRQIAAAWPGAELRATRGLGHNRILRDAGVVQAALAFIG, translated from the coding sequence ATGACCAACACCTTCTCGCCTGCTCACGACTATTTTCTTTCCGACGAAGTGGCGGCCCGCACGGCGCCGCGCTTGCGCTACCCCTCGCCCCCGGCCGGGCTGCGGTGGCTGCGCCTGCAGCTCCGGGTGCTATCGGCCGTAGCGCCAGAATTAGCCTTTCGGCAGGCGTGGAAGCTGTTTTGCACGCCCCGGCGCCTTCCCCTTAAGGCGTGGGAGGTTCCGGCCTTGGCCGATGCGCGCCGCCGCACCGTGCCCTACGAAACCGGCCCGGTTGCGGTGTACGAGTGGGGCCCGGCCGCCGCGCCGGCGGTGGTGCTGGTGCACGGCTGGGAGCACCGGGCCAGCTTTTGGCGGGCGTGGGTGCAGCCGCTGGTAGCGGCTGGCTACCGGGTGGTGGCGCTGGATGGGCCGGCACACGGCGCTTCTGGCGGGCAACAGACCACGCTCATGGGTTTTAGCGGCGCCGTGCAGGCGGTGGTGAATACGGTAGGCGAGGTGCGCGCCATGGTGGCCCACTCGTTTGGTGCGGCGTCGGTGGCTGGGCTGCCGGTGCGCTTGCCTGCGGGCGTGCCGCTGCCCCGCCTGGTGCTGCTGAGTGCCCCGGTGGGCCCGCGGGAGGTAGCTGAACGATTCGCCGATTTCCTCCGCTTGCCGACTGATTTTGTGGAGCGATTTGCCGCCTACGTGCAGCAGGCTACCGGCCGCCCGGCCTCATCTTTTGGAGCCGCCGTAGCCGGCCCGGGCACCCGCGCCGAAAAAGTGCTGGTGCTGCACGATGAAGACGATGAAATCATCCCCTTCGCCGAAGGCCGGCAGATAGCCGCTGCCTGGCCCGGGGCCGAGCTGCGGGCCACTCGCGGCCTGGGCCACAACCGCATCCTGCGCGATGCCGGCGTGGTGCAGGCCGCGTTGGCGTTTATTGGGTAG
- a CDS encoding J domain-containing protein: protein MKKADSAHPAPVTVPVRLADKPAGSPAQQAFRQAILDVENLRERLRDLRAEQAEARRRYWQQVGPAATAVVAARRSLFPSLEEALLLGYFSRLEEQQITDLILGNAWALEERFGEDEAAIIRKYAPAGRRPAPKANATAANSGAAEDEYIPDPTLPPHEQAAARARARRKTKTQRTQEAAEQADRQHLESNAKTIYRQLARTHHPDLERDPEKQADKTAQMQRITEAYEADDLYTLLQLLAESGPADAAADNVLTRYTRALLQQQITLKQEMNEVKYGPTGYQGASAKKQESELRQLKRDLRAEAEYVQHVGLLLREPEGLRDVLRQLAAEGMDSI, encoded by the coding sequence ATGAAAAAAGCTGATTCGGCGCATCCCGCGCCCGTTACCGTTCCGGTTCGACTGGCCGATAAGCCCGCTGGCTCGCCAGCCCAACAAGCCTTTCGGCAGGCCATTCTGGACGTGGAGAACCTGCGGGAGCGGCTGCGCGACCTCCGCGCCGAGCAGGCCGAAGCCCGGCGCCGCTACTGGCAGCAAGTAGGGCCCGCGGCCACGGCCGTGGTAGCGGCCCGGCGCAGTTTGTTTCCGTCGTTGGAAGAAGCGCTGCTGTTGGGCTACTTCAGCCGCCTCGAAGAGCAGCAGATTACGGACCTGATTCTGGGCAACGCGTGGGCGCTGGAAGAGCGGTTTGGGGAAGATGAGGCCGCGATAATCCGCAAGTATGCGCCGGCCGGGCGCCGCCCTGCCCCCAAGGCCAATGCAACAGCCGCCAACTCGGGCGCCGCGGAGGATGAGTACATCCCCGACCCTACCCTGCCGCCGCACGAGCAAGCCGCCGCCCGGGCCCGCGCGCGCCGCAAAACCAAAACCCAGCGCACCCAGGAAGCCGCCGAGCAAGCCGACCGCCAGCACCTGGAGTCGAACGCCAAGACCATTTACCGTCAGCTGGCCCGCACCCACCACCCCGACCTGGAGCGCGACCCCGAAAAACAAGCCGATAAAACGGCCCAGATGCAGCGTATCACCGAAGCCTACGAAGCCGACGACCTCTACACGCTGCTGCAACTGCTGGCCGAATCCGGCCCGGCCGATGCCGCAGCCGACAACGTACTAACGCGCTACACGCGGGCCCTCCTGCAGCAGCAAATCACGCTGAAGCAGGAAATGAATGAGGTTAAATACGGCCCCACCGGCTACCAGGGAGCATCGGCTAAAAAGCAGGAATCGGAGCTGCGCCAGCTCAAGCGCGACCTGCGAGCCGAGGCGGAATACGTGCAGCACGTGGGCTTGCTCCTGCGCGAGCCCGAGGGCCTGCGCGATGTGCTGCGCCAGCTAGCCGCCGAAGGCATGGACAGCATTTGA